Proteins encoded by one window of Ascochyta rabiei chromosome 1, complete sequence:
- a CDS encoding Glycine hydroxymethyltransferase produces MPKDSRVSASFNTTCAVSAALYWLLCACIPSTNSLRHLVTLVERSQARAEAKILTTCHQTTATVQLSKQDHALKNARPTSSAQATQSLSLVLLTWKPASSVAHRAHPPLCACSPRLPYKATLQGYRLRAQNPPTMANTQIRRKDTTKGPPLRILSLDGGGVRGYSMLIILQELMHRTFVESEGRAPKRHEIPKPCEHFDLIAGTGTGGLIAIMLGRLRMDVETCKDVYVRMTRKVFETDKTFAGIPYRSTLFKASKLEEAIMECVREHTIYDDEGNDNHDGLASSADLGAPMTPGSALHQGRIHRSASNASRYSQIGMAPVNMRVAAMKWGNPHALLYDNREERTKTAVTAVYKGTKKAGTGQIWLRSYDSRKEPAVAPNATIWQAGRATAATALAFKPIQIGQSVFLDEGSGKFNPAPMVLDEAVGNEWPGREIGVFLSIGTGKRPDGTSTQEHLWWEGFVSGGIGDFAEARRRLISKIEGCEKTHKEMKDHLARRQVNPENYYRLNVNVGVGEFGMNEWNALSEISTNTRMYLAEKDVQGMSLDAAAKIARIHRAKLRWERAERGQNPLAAASPPPSKPLPTIPDPIGFAVELPAEELTPEYMSTMQQSDLRPAPLQPHRPQHQDNDKYLVVSSDEFPQPVGSINDMPPRHSGELVSPGRTSDEQFSTDRPMSYAGSPRISYEPPPRPPKTPLQDGKAPPPLSAHPAFRTSPSHRTSPPPGGAFARPPPGAPLPYPDDDGPPPVVNKASKPEYTR; encoded by the exons ATGCCCAAAGACAGTCGGGTTTCGGCTTCTTTCAACACCACGTGCGCTGTGTCTGCTGCTTTGTACTGGCTGCTGTGCGCTTGTATTCCAAGTACAAATTCCTTGAGGCACCTTGTGACACTTGTTGAGCGCTCCCAGGCGCGCGCCGAGGCCAAGATTCTCACCACCTGCCATCAGACCACGGCGACAGTCCAGCTATCGAAACAGGACCACGCCCTGAAAAACGCACGACCAACGTCTTCTGCCCAGGCCACGCAGTCTCTGAGCCTTGTCCTGCTTACGTGGAAGCCGGCATCTTCGGTCGCGCATCGCGCACACCCTCCCCTCTGCGCCTGCTCTCCAAGGCTACCCTACAAGGCTACCCTACAGGGCTACCGTCTGCGCGCGCAAAACCCACCCACCATGGCCAACACACAAATCCGCCGCAAGGACACCACCAAAGGCCCACCGCTGCGCATTCTGTCCCTAG ATGGCGGAGGCGTGCGGGGGTACTCGATGCTCATCATCCTGCAGGAACTGATGCACCGCACTTTTGTCGAGAGCGAAGGCAGGGCACCCAAGCGACACGAGATACCGAAACCATGCGAGCACTTCGACCTCATTGCGGGCACAGGCACGGGCGGGCTGATTGCCATCATGCTGGGGCGGCTGCGGATGGATGTCGAGACGTGCAAGGACGTCTACGTGCGCATGACGAGGAAGGTCTTCGAGACAGACAAGACGTTTGCTGGCATACCCTACCGATCGACGCTGTTCAAGGCCTCCAAGCTCGAGGAGGCCATCATGGAGTGCGTGCGCGAACACACCATCTACGACGACGAAGGCAACGACAACCACGACGGCCTGGCCTCCTCGGCCGACCTCGGTGCCCCCATGACGCCGGGCAGCGCCCTGCACCAAGGACGCATCCACCGAAGCGCCAGCAACGCCAGCCGGTACAGCCAGATCGGCATGGCCCCAGTCAACATGCGCGTAGCCGCCATGAAGTGGGGCAATCCTCACGCGTTGCTGTACGACAACCGTGAGGAGCGCACAAAGAC CGCGGTCACGGCTGTCTACAAGGGCACGAAGAAGGCCGGAACCGGCCAGATCTGGCTTCGATCCTACGACTCGCGCAAAGAACCCGCCGTAGCGCCCAACGCCACCATCTGGCAAGCGGGCCGTGCAACCGCGGCGACAGCGCTCGCCTTCAAACCAATCCAGATTGGCCAGTCCGTCTTTCTAGATGAAGGATCTGGCAAGTTCAACCCAGCGCCCATGGTGCTCGACGAGGCTGTCGGCAACGAATGGCCCGGCCGCGAGATTGGCGTGTTCCTCAGCATCGGCACAGGCAAGCGGCCGGATGGGACAAGCACCCAAGAACACCTCTGGTGGGAAGGCTTCGTCTCGGGTGGCATTGGCGATTTTGCAGAGGCTCGGCGAAGACTCATCTCCAAGATCGAGGGCTGCGAGAAGACACACAAGGAGATGAAGGACCACCTTGCACGGCGCCAAGTCAACCCAGAGAACTACTACCGCCTCAACGTCAATGTGGGTGTGGGCGAATTCGGCATGAACGAGTGGAACGCTCTCTCCGAGATCAGCACAAACACACGCATGTATCTGGCCGAAAAAGACGTACAGGGCATGTCTCTCGACGCCGCTGCGAAGATTGCGCGAATCCACCGCGCAAAGTTGCGCTGGGAGCGTGCGGAAAGGGGCCAAAATCCTCTTGCAGCCGCATCTCCACCACCCAGCAAGCCGCTGCCAACGATCCCAGACCCGATTGGCTTCGCCGTCGAGCTTCCCGCTGAGGAGCTCACCCCCGAGTACATGTCGACGATGCAACAGTCCGACCTTCGCCCTGCACCCTTGCAGCCCCACCGACCGCAACACCAAGACAACGACAAGTATCTCGTGGTCTCCTCTGACGAGTTCCCACAGCCCGTGGGGAGCATCAACGACATGCCACCGCGGCATTCGGGCGAGTTGGTCTCTCCAGGGCGCACCTCAGACGAGCAGTTCTCCACCGACCGCCCCATGTCCTACGCCGGGTCGCCGAGGATAAGCTACGAGCCACCACCGCGGCCGCCGAAGACACCACTACAGGACGGCAAGGCCCCGCCGCCTCTGTCCGCACACCCAGCGTTCAGAACGTCGCCTTCCCACCGCACGTCTCCACCGCCGGGGGGTGCATTCGCGCGACCGCCGCCAGGCGCGCCGCTGCCCTACCCAGACGACGACGGGCCGCCGCCGGTGGTCAACAAGGCGAGCAAGCCAGAGTACACGCGGTAG
- a CDS encoding Allantoicase produces MAVRFIPADQIDETFKSKYTDLISAPLGSKIVSFSDEWFAAASNLTTKTAPISRPGVFVHSGAWYDGWETRRHNSAPFDWVVIRLGTASGRVAGVEVDTAFFNGNHAPEIAVEATFADSDEDVKTEAYAAWEPVLAKQECGPSQRHGWLLPAVTDKAYTHVRLLMYPDGGIARFRLYGHAVPVFPAAASAVFELSATVSGGVATSCSDQHFGTKDNLLLPGRGHDMGDGWETKRTRGDHVDWVIVRLGCSGQIDHLVVDTAHFRGNFPQRVQVFAGRFDADPAHDDGAWVEVLAPQKSAPDVEMEYRAELANVQGQTYSHAKLVIIPDGGVKRFRVFGRRA; encoded by the exons ATGGCAGTCAGGTTCATCCCCGCGGATCAGATCGATGAGACGTTCAAGTCAAAGTACACCG ACCTCATCTCCGCGCCGCTGGGCTCCAAGATCGTATCCTTCAGCGACGAGTGGTTCGCAGCAGCCTCCAACCTCACCACCAAAACGGCGCCCATCTCGCGCCCAGGCGTCTTCGTGCACTCGGGCGCCTGGTACGACGGGTGGGAGACACGGCGCCACAACAGCGCGCCCTTTGACTGGGTCGTGATCCGCCTGGGGACTGCCAGCGGGCGAGTCGCGGGCGTGGAAGTCGACACGGCCTTCTTCAACGGCAACCACGCGCCCGAAATCGCGGTCGAGGCCACCTTTGCCGACTCGGACGAGGACGTCAAGACCGAGGCGTACGCTGCCTGGGAGCCCGTGCTGGCCAAGCAGGAGTGCGGACCCTCGCAGCGCCACGGCTGGCTGCTCCCGGCCGTCACGGACAAGGCGTACACCCACGTCCGCCTGCTGATGTACCCGGACGGCGGGATCGCGCGGTTCCGCCTGTACGGGCACGCGGTCCCCGTGTTCCCCGCGGCCGCCTCGGCCGTGTTCGAGCTCAGCGCGACCGTCAGCGGCGGCGTCGCCACCTCGTGCTCCGACCAGCACTTTGGCACAAAGGACAACCTGCTGCTGCCCGGCCGCGGCCACGACATGGGCGACGGCTGGGAGACGAAGCGCACGCGCGGCGACCACGTCGACTGGGTGATTGTCCGCCTCGGCTGCTCTGGCCAGATCGACCACCTCGTCGTCGACACCGCGCACTTCCGCGGCAACTTCCCCCAGCGCGTCCAGGTCTTCGCCGGCCGCTTCGATGCAGACCCCGCCCATGACGATGGCGCGTGGGTCGAGGTCTTGGCGCCGCAGAAGAGCGCGCCGGATGTCGAGATGGAGTACCGTGCCGAGCTGGCCAATGTCCAGGGCCAGACGTATTCGCACGCCAAGCTGGTGATTATCCCCGACGGCGGGGTGAAGCGGTTTAGGGTTTTTGGACGGAGAGCGTAG